The nucleotide sequence CGACCAGCGTCATGATCAGGCCGAAAATCTTGCTGACGCTGGCGATCTGGTCCTTGGTAAAACCCTGGTCGATGTAGAACACATTGGCCATCACGCCCATTACCGTGTCCGACATGCGATAGGTTGCAATCAGACCCAGCAGCAACAGCGCTTGCCAGCGGTAGCGCAGAATAAAATCATTGACCGGTGTCAGCACCGGAGCAAGCCCGCGGCGACCCATGGCCGAGAGGCACAGCGCGGTCAGCGTGATATAGAGGATGGCCCGCAGGAATGCGCGATCCTCCAGCAGCAGGTCGAGAAGGCTGACACCCTCGAACAGCACGCTGGCGAAGTCGGTGTTGTACAGCTGGGTGAACATCGCGGGCACCGATACCAGCAAGATGATCAGCACGAACACTGACATCAGTTGGTGCGCGAAGCTGTAGCGCCCCGCCTGCAACTGGGTGCGCAGTGGCACATCGGGCTCACGCATGAACAAGCTGGTCAGCAGGGCCGGGATCATCAAGACGCCGAACAGCACGTAGGTGCCGGTCCATGCCGAGTGTTTATAGTTGAAGCCGGTGGAGCCGAAACCTTCGGCGAAGAACAGTGCTCCGGCGGTGGCCAGCAGGGCGGCGATGCGGTAGCCGGACATATAGCTGGCCGCGAGGGCAGCCTGGCGGCTGTCGTCGGCGATTTCCAGGCGATAGGCGTCGACCGCGATGTCCTGGGTGGCGGAGGCGAAGGCGACGACGACGGCAATGGCAATCAACCAGGACAAGTGTTTTTGC is from Pseudomonas mucidolens and encodes:
- a CDS encoding AmpG family muropeptide MFS transporter, which codes for MPRKTWRAALAAYASPSTLVLLLLGFAAGLPYMLVFSTLSVWLREAGVARETIGYASLIGLAYAFKWVWSPLLDQWRLPLLGKLGRRRSWLVLSQVLVILGLIGMGFCDPQKHLSWLIAIAVVVAFASATQDIAVDAYRLEIADDSRQAALAASYMSGYRIAALLATAGALFFAEGFGSTGFNYKHSAWTGTYVLFGVLMIPALLTSLFMREPDVPLRTQLQAGRYSFAHQLMSVFVLIILLVSVPAMFTQLYNTDFASVLFEGVSLLDLLLEDRAFLRAILYITLTALCLSAMGRRGLAPVLTPVNDFILRYRWQALLLLGLIATYRMSDTVMGVMANVFYIDQGFTKDQIASVSKIFGLIMTLVGAGMGGLLIVRFGILPILFIGGITSAGTNLLFLMLAGMGADLQMLIFTISLDNFSSGLATSAFVAYLSSLTNLKFSATQYALLSSIMLLLPRLIGGYSGVMVEKFGYHNFFLITALLGVPTLLLIALHWYQESRRLRLNPPASD